One part of the Desulfurella amilsii genome encodes these proteins:
- a CDS encoding thiamine pyrophosphate-dependent dehydrogenase E1 component subunit alpha gives MDKTKLMSMYELMVRIRTFEERVRKEFAAGNIGGFIHLYSGEEATAVGVCSAIRKDDYIISTHRGHGHVIAKGGKTDRMMAELYGKITGYNKGKGGSMHIADVELGILGANGIVGAGITIINGAALSAQMRGTDQVCACFFSDGASNTTRFHEGINLASIWKLPVVFVIENNGYAESTPVTYSTNIKNLAERACAYGIPGVTVDGNDVMAVYEAAKEAVERARRKEGPTLLECKTYRYHGHFEGDMQEYKPKEEVEEWLKKDPIPRFASKLINDKVATESELKEIDKRLEQEIEDAVKFAVESPYPDVSETFEDVWA, from the coding sequence ATGGACAAAACAAAGCTGATGTCTATGTATGAACTTATGGTTCGTATAAGGACATTCGAAGAGCGCGTGCGCAAAGAGTTTGCGGCAGGTAATATAGGTGGTTTTATTCATCTATATAGTGGAGAAGAAGCAACAGCCGTTGGTGTTTGTTCTGCTATTAGAAAAGACGACTACATCATAAGCACCCACAGAGGGCATGGCCATGTAATAGCAAAGGGCGGAAAAACAGACAGAATGATGGCGGAGCTTTATGGGAAAATAACTGGATACAATAAGGGAAAAGGTGGATCAATGCATATTGCTGATGTAGAACTAGGAATACTTGGTGCAAATGGCATTGTTGGCGCTGGCATAACTATAATAAATGGCGCTGCACTATCTGCACAAATGAGGGGCACCGATCAGGTATGTGCATGTTTTTTTAGCGACGGCGCGTCAAATACCACACGCTTCCATGAGGGTATCAATCTAGCTTCAATTTGGAAACTGCCGGTTGTTTTTGTCATAGAAAACAATGGCTATGCTGAGTCTACTCCAGTAACCTATTCTACAAATATTAAAAATCTGGCCGAAAGGGCCTGTGCTTACGGCATACCCGGTGTAACAGTTGATGGCAATGATGTCATGGCAGTTTACGAAGCTGCCAAAGAGGCTGTTGAAAGAGCCAGAAGGAAAGAAGGACCAACATTGCTAGAATGTAAAACATACAGATACCACGGTCACTTTGAAGGCGATATGCAAGAGTACAAACCTAAAGAAGAAGTCGAAGAGTGGCTAAAAAAAGACCCAATCCCTAGATTTGCTTCAAAGCTTATAAATGATAAAGTTGCAACTGAAAGCGAACTTAAAGAAATAGACAAAAGGCTTGAACAAGAAATAGAAGATGCTGTGAAATTTGCAGTAGAAAGTCCGTATCCAGACGTAAGTGAAACTTTTGAAGATGTTTGGGCATAA
- a CDS encoding dihydrolipoamide acetyltransferase family protein yields the protein MKADIIMPKIGLSNKPLTIVEWKFKEGDLVKKGGIVVTVETEKIRYDVEAPIEGYLHIIAQEKQEVEIGSAIGVLTETIKEYEESKSITLNKQVQSPQEVFISKKSEFVKEKEERIKISPIARKLAEEHMVDITQVKGSGPDGRIVKEDIEAFLKNKETSYDGRKIKEVIPFTGTRKAIAEHMHASLSNSAQITLMGEIDAYELVNLREQLLNKESELGLRITYTDLLVYFISRVLKDFSLINSSIIDNEIKVWEDINIGVAVALEDGLIVPAIKNADKKTLIEISKNLKELSAKARERKLEISDVKGSTFSLTNLGAFGGGYRFETVVINQPESAILGTGGIVDRPVVINKQIVVRPIMTYYLTYDHRVVDGALAAKFINKVKEVLENANEIYGGKL from the coding sequence ATGAAAGCGGATATAATAATGCCCAAGATTGGACTCAGTAATAAACCTTTAACAATAGTTGAATGGAAATTTAAGGAAGGTGATCTTGTAAAAAAAGGTGGTATTGTAGTTACAGTTGAAACTGAAAAAATTCGCTATGATGTAGAAGCGCCTATTGAGGGATATTTACATATAATAGCTCAGGAAAAACAGGAAGTTGAAATCGGAAGTGCTATAGGAGTTTTAACTGAAACAATAAAAGAATATGAAGAGTCAAAAAGCATCACTTTAAACAAACAAGTACAGTCGCCGCAAGAAGTTTTTATCAGTAAAAAGTCTGAGTTTGTTAAAGAAAAAGAAGAAAGGATAAAAATATCGCCTATTGCAAGAAAGCTTGCAGAAGAGCATATGGTAGACATAACTCAAGTCAAGGGCAGCGGCCCTGACGGGAGAATCGTAAAAGAGGATATTGAAGCTTTCTTAAAAAATAAAGAAACTTCTTATGACGGAAGAAAAATTAAAGAAGTAATTCCTTTCACTGGAACTAGAAAAGCTATTGCAGAACATATGCACGCAAGCTTGTCAAATTCAGCACAAATTACACTAATGGGAGAAATAGATGCATATGAGCTTGTTAATTTGAGAGAACAATTATTAAATAAAGAATCAGAGTTGGGGCTTCGCATAACTTACACGGATTTGCTTGTATATTTTATTTCTAGAGTTCTAAAAGACTTCAGCCTAATTAACTCAAGTATAATCGATAATGAAATAAAAGTTTGGGAAGATATTAATATAGGTGTTGCAGTGGCACTTGAAGATGGACTAATTGTGCCTGCAATAAAAAATGCTGATAAAAAAACTCTCATAGAAATAAGCAAAAACCTAAAAGAATTATCAGCCAAGGCCAGAGAAAGAAAACTCGAGATCTCAGATGTTAAGGGATCAACATTCAGCTTAACAAATCTTGGCGCTTTTGGGGGAGGGTATCGTTTTGAAACTGTGGTAATAAATCAGCCTGAATCTGCCATTTTGGGCACAGGTGGTATTGTAGATAGGCCGGTTGTAATAAACAAGCAGATTGTTGTAAGGCCAATTATGACATACTACCTTACCTATGACCATAGAGTTGTTGATGGGGCTTTAGCAGCAAAATTCATAAACAAAGTCAAAGAAGTTTTAGAAAACGCAAATGAAATATACG
- a CDS encoding VOC family protein, translating into MDTPKLPIFTNVLQVAVVVDDLYKAMKHYYEIYGIGPWKVYTFNSSTVSDMIIRNKLSNYSMKLSLCDIGNVQWELIQPLDDKSIYYEFLKEHGSGLHHVAFAVNDYDETVNYFRQKGIGVLQGGLWNNLKYTYLDTQSTMSTIAEIYQISKDFAWPEPEEVYPLK; encoded by the coding sequence ATGGATACTCCTAAGTTACCTATATTTACAAACGTTTTGCAGGTAGCTGTAGTAGTCGATGATCTTTATAAGGCAATGAAGCATTATTATGAAATCTACGGTATAGGTCCGTGGAAGGTGTATACTTTTAACTCATCAACTGTGTCGGATATGATTATTAGAAATAAACTATCAAATTACAGCATGAAACTTTCATTGTGCGACATAGGAAATGTTCAATGGGAGCTTATCCAACCTCTTGATGATAAAAGCATCTACTATGAATTTCTAAAGGAACACGGTTCTGGTTTGCATCATGTAGCCTTTGCAGTTAATGACTATGATGAGACGGTTAATTACTTTAGGCAAAAGGGCATTGGCGTACTTCAGGGAGGCTTATGGAATAATCTTAAATACACCTACTTAGACACCCAAAGTACAATGTCTACCATCGCAGAAATCTACCAGATTTCCAAAGATTTTGCCTGGCCAGAGCCAGAAGAAGTGTACCCTTTAAAATAA
- a CDS encoding alpha-ketoacid dehydrogenase subunit beta — protein sequence MKTVTYMQAFNEAIDEEMARDKTVFALGEDVGQFWGNALGEYKGLAAKYGAERLRQTPISETAIVGAAIGAAATGLRPIAVVMFSDFLGVPMDEILNQLTKMRYMFGGIIKLPMVITSYSGAGFQAAAQHSKNMEGLFMTIPGLKIVSPATPYDVKGLMKSAIRDDNPVLFLLRSVLLAGGLKGEIPEEEYTIPLGRADIKREGKDVTVVAIGTMVHRALACANKLEAEKGISVEVVDLRTVIPLDKETIINSVKKTNKLVIMDEEPKTGSVAAEIAAIVAEEAFDSLDAPIKRVCAPDTPVPFSPVLEKFWMPDEENLAKAIEEIV from the coding sequence ATGAAAACTGTTACATATATGCAGGCATTTAATGAAGCTATAGACGAAGAAATGGCTAGAGACAAAACAGTATTTGCTCTAGGCGAAGATGTTGGGCAATTCTGGGGCAATGCGCTTGGGGAATACAAAGGACTAGCTGCTAAGTACGGTGCAGAAAGGTTAAGACAAACTCCAATATCAGAAACCGCTATTGTTGGTGCAGCAATAGGTGCTGCCGCCACTGGACTAAGACCCATTGCAGTTGTCATGTTTTCGGATTTTTTAGGCGTTCCAATGGATGAAATATTAAATCAGCTCACAAAGATGCGATATATGTTTGGTGGTATAATAAAACTTCCCATGGTAATAACATCCTACAGCGGCGCTGGATTTCAAGCAGCAGCACAGCATTCTAAAAATATGGAAGGTCTTTTTATGACCATCCCAGGGCTTAAAATAGTTTCGCCTGCAACTCCATATGATGTAAAAGGTTTAATGAAATCCGCCATAAGGGATGATAATCCTGTACTATTTTTGCTACGCAGTGTTTTGCTAGCTGGCGGTCTTAAAGGTGAGATACCTGAAGAAGAATACACTATACCGCTGGGTAGAGCAGATATAAAAAGAGAAGGCAAAGATGTTACCGTAGTAGCCATTGGTACAATGGTCCACAGAGCCCTTGCATGTGCCAACAAGTTAGAAGCAGAAAAAGGTATAAGCGTAGAAGTCGTAGACCTTAGAACAGTTATTCCGCTAGACAAGGAAACGATAATAAATTCTGTAAAGAAAACCAATAAACTTGTTATTATGGACGAAGAACCAAAAACGGGCAGTGTCGCAGCAGAAATAGCAGCTATTGTTGCAGAAGAGGCTTTTGACAGTCTTGATGCACCTATAAAGAGGGTTTGTGCACCAGATACCCCTGTGCCATTTAGCCCTGTGTTGGAGAAATTCTGGATGCCAGACGAGGAGAATTTAGCAAAGGCCATAGAAGAAATCGTCTAA